In Bacillus sp. SB49, a single window of DNA contains:
- a CDS encoding chemotaxis protein: MNKEHGILLESGTNELEIVEFGIEGNRFGINVIKVKEILNPHPITKIPHSHKSVEGIIEIRGEVVPVVDVAHALGFPASENPERDKFILTEFNQTKIVFHVHTVTQIHRISWSDIEKPDRMYQGLETQVTGVIKMEEGMMLLLDFEKVVADINPESSIHKGQLRELGDRDRSTKRILLAEDSAMLRAMVQETLGEAGYEQTFSFEDGKEAYDHLAGLAEEGKVLEEEYQLIITDIEMPRMDGHHLTKLIKENEAMSKLPVIIFSSLITDDLRHKGEMVGADAQVSKPEIVDLVKWIDHFIL; encoded by the coding sequence GTGAACAAAGAACACGGAATCCTATTGGAGAGCGGCACCAACGAATTGGAGATTGTAGAATTCGGTATCGAGGGCAACCGCTTCGGGATCAACGTCATCAAAGTCAAGGAGATATTAAACCCGCATCCTATTACGAAAATTCCTCATTCCCATAAGTCGGTGGAGGGAATTATAGAAATTCGTGGAGAGGTCGTGCCGGTGGTGGATGTGGCACACGCCCTGGGTTTCCCTGCCTCGGAAAATCCGGAACGGGATAAATTCATTCTTACGGAATTTAATCAGACAAAAATTGTTTTCCACGTACATACCGTTACCCAGATCCACCGCATTTCATGGAGTGATATCGAAAAGCCTGATCGTATGTATCAAGGGCTGGAGACGCAGGTCACAGGTGTGATCAAGATGGAAGAGGGAATGATGCTTCTGCTTGATTTTGAGAAGGTCGTCGCTGACATTAACCCGGAGTCCAGCATTCACAAAGGGCAGCTTAGGGAACTTGGAGACCGGGATCGGTCGACGAAACGAATTCTGCTGGCAGAGGATTCAGCCATGCTCCGGGCAATGGTTCAGGAGACACTCGGGGAAGCAGGATATGAGCAGACGTTCAGCTTTGAAGACGGCAAAGAAGCATACGATCATTTGGCAGGATTGGCAGAAGAAGGTAAAGTGCTGGAAGAGGAATATCAATTGATCATTACAGACATTGAGATGCCCCGTATGGACGGGCATCATCTGACAAAACTGATTAAAGAAAATGAAGCGATGAGCAAGCTGCCGGTGATCATCTTCTCTTCCTTGATCACCGATGATCTGCGGCATAAGGGAGAAATGGTCGGTGCTGATGCGCAAGTGTCCAAACCGGAAATCGTCGACCTTGTTAAATGGATCGACCATTTTATTCTGTAA
- a CDS encoding YkyB family protein — protein MKETHLSNRELAESLFIVNRHAKTAPEPKHLYDIKKQTIEKLLQENRAKKVGLHFSDHPRFSQQHSTLLIEVGGYYFHVPAHKQDFDQLKHLGKVDQSYRNPKPKLSLSKAKRNLYHYLDWKMPKKPMHAMQTTSPSFLGQPTGGPWNQRRRRDR, from the coding sequence ATGAAAGAAACACATTTATCGAACCGGGAATTGGCAGAATCCTTATTTATCGTCAACCGCCATGCCAAGACAGCTCCGGAACCAAAGCACTTATACGACATCAAAAAACAAACCATCGAAAAACTCCTTCAGGAAAACCGCGCGAAGAAAGTAGGACTTCACTTCTCGGACCACCCGAGATTCAGCCAGCAGCATTCGACTCTCCTGATTGAAGTCGGGGGCTATTACTTCCACGTTCCTGCACATAAACAGGATTTCGATCAACTCAAGCACCTCGGTAAAGTCGACCAGTCCTACCGCAATCCTAAGCCGAAGCTTTCCCTGTCGAAAGCGAAGCGGAATCTTTACCACTATTTGGATTGGAAAATGCCGAAAAAACCGATGCATGCCATGCAGACGACAAGTCCGAGCTTTCTCGGGCAGCCGACCGGCGGTCCGTGGAACCAACGCAGACGAAGGGATCGCTGA
- a CDS encoding metallophosphoesterase, which produces MKMSRRTFLKRVLSGTAGILGIGAFGYSYARYLEPHMLQTKTYSITSEKIPRAFHNFKVLQFSDTHLGFHYDINQLNKLSETINGYEPDLLLFTGDLVDKPHTYDYPVELVQVLRKLEAKRGKYWIYGNHDHGGYGTDKIRDVMDQGGFQLLQNEHILIRNGSASFALAGLDDVMLGKPDIEKALNRIPEDLFTLLMVHEPDVADDYQRYPIDLQLSGHSHGGQVQLPFYGYMVTPPYAEKYVEGHYRLEQGLDLYVSRGIGTTRLPYRFLCQPEISLFLLKSNDS; this is translated from the coding sequence ATGAAAATGAGTCGTAGAACCTTTCTGAAACGCGTGTTATCCGGTACAGCAGGCATTCTCGGGATCGGCGCTTTTGGATACTCGTATGCCCGTTATCTCGAGCCTCACATGCTTCAGACAAAAACCTATTCGATTACAAGCGAAAAAATTCCGAGAGCTTTCCACAATTTCAAAGTTCTCCAGTTCTCCGATACCCATCTCGGGTTCCATTATGATATAAACCAATTAAACAAGCTTTCAGAGACCATCAATGGGTACGAGCCCGACCTCCTGCTTTTTACCGGCGATCTCGTCGATAAACCCCACACGTACGATTATCCTGTGGAGCTTGTGCAGGTGCTCAGGAAACTGGAAGCTAAACGCGGGAAGTACTGGATTTACGGAAACCACGACCATGGTGGTTACGGTACAGACAAAATCCGGGACGTGATGGACCAGGGCGGCTTCCAACTTTTGCAGAACGAACACATCCTCATTCGAAATGGGTCTGCATCTTTTGCCCTTGCAGGTTTGGACGATGTGATGCTGGGGAAACCGGATATTGAAAAAGCATTGAACCGTATTCCAGAGGATTTATTCACACTCCTGATGGTTCATGAGCCGGATGTTGCCGACGACTATCAACGCTACCCGATCGACCTTCAACTTTCCGGTCACAGCCATGGAGGACAAGTGCAGCTGCCGTTTTACGGGTACATGGTCACCCCTCCCTATGCGGAGAAATATGTCGAAGGTCATTACCGCTTGGAACAGGGACTCGATTTGTACGTGAGCAGAGGCATCGGAACGACACGGCTGCCTTACCGTTTCCTTTGTCAGCCGGAAATTTCGTTATTTCTCTTGAAATCAAATGATTCTTAA
- the fadH gene encoding 2,4-dienoyl-CoA reductase: protein MKNEVVIVTGGSSGMGLHMAKCFVEAGAKVAIAGRNEERLEAARKEIAQGKEDDVLTIQMDVREVEDAERMVAETVSAFGKVDHLVNNAAGNFIVPAEDLSPNGWNAVINIVLNGTFYCSHAVGNYWIENKIKGSILNIVATYAWGAGAGVIHSASAKAGVLAMTRTLAVEWGSKYGIRANAIAPGPIERTGGADRLFQSEEAAERTLKSVPLKRLGTPEEIAALANFILSEASYMNGEVVTLDGGQWLNKHPF from the coding sequence ATGAAGAACGAAGTAGTCATTGTCACGGGAGGATCGAGCGGGATGGGGCTCCATATGGCTAAATGTTTCGTGGAGGCAGGAGCAAAGGTCGCCATTGCCGGTAGAAACGAAGAACGTCTGGAAGCGGCGCGGAAGGAAATTGCACAAGGAAAGGAAGATGACGTCCTTACCATTCAGATGGATGTGCGAGAAGTGGAAGATGCAGAGAGAATGGTCGCTGAAACTGTAAGCGCTTTCGGTAAGGTGGATCATCTTGTTAATAATGCGGCAGGTAATTTCATCGTACCTGCGGAGGATTTATCGCCCAACGGCTGGAATGCGGTCATTAACATTGTACTGAATGGTACCTTTTACTGCAGTCATGCCGTAGGAAATTACTGGATTGAAAACAAAATCAAAGGATCCATTCTGAATATTGTCGCTACATATGCATGGGGAGCAGGGGCAGGAGTTATTCATTCCGCCTCGGCTAAAGCGGGGGTCCTTGCCATGACCCGCACGCTTGCTGTGGAGTGGGGAAGTAAGTATGGTATAAGGGCGAACGCCATTGCCCCTGGGCCGATTGAGAGGACAGGTGGGGCAGACCGGTTGTTTCAGTCGGAGGAAGCGGCGGAGCGGACACTGAAGTCCGTACCTCTGAAGCGTCTCGGAACACCGGAAGAGATTGCGGCTCTCGCAAATTTTATTCTCTCAGAAGCTTCCTACATGAATGGTGAAGTGGTAACGCTGGACGGCGGACAGTGGCTGAACAAACATCCATTTTGA
- the trhA gene encoding PAQR family membrane homeostasis protein TrhA encodes MMTHTFSKREEIANAVTHGIGAVLSAAMLVLLIVFASIGGNAWHITSVTIYGVSMLVLYVSSTLVHSFPPGKAKDLFEIFDHSAIYLFIAGTYTPILLVPLRGALGWTLFGIVWGLAVLGILFKVFFVKRFVVMSTVFYVLMGWLIVLAWGPLTAQVPAAGITYLVVGGVLYSIGAIFYVWRSFTYHHMVWHLFVLGGSILHFFTVFFYIIG; translated from the coding sequence ATGATGACACACACCTTCTCGAAACGCGAGGAAATAGCGAATGCTGTGACGCACGGGATAGGGGCTGTCCTGAGTGCTGCCATGCTCGTCCTTCTGATTGTGTTCGCAAGTATCGGCGGCAATGCATGGCACATAACAAGTGTGACGATATACGGTGTATCCATGCTCGTCTTATATGTTTCTTCGACACTCGTCCACAGTTTTCCTCCAGGGAAAGCAAAGGACCTGTTTGAAATCTTTGATCACTCGGCGATTTATTTATTCATTGCCGGCACCTATACCCCGATTCTGCTCGTCCCATTAAGAGGAGCGCTCGGTTGGACTCTGTTCGGCATCGTATGGGGGCTTGCGGTTCTCGGTATTCTGTTTAAGGTATTCTTCGTCAAACGTTTTGTTGTAATGTCCACCGTTTTCTATGTACTGATGGGCTGGCTTATCGTTCTTGCCTGGGGTCCGCTTACCGCTCAGGTTCCAGCCGCCGGCATCACGTACCTCGTCGTCGGAGGCGTCTTGTATTCCATCGGTGCAATTTTCTATGTATGGCGCAGTTTCACCTATCACCATATGGTTTGGCACTTGTTCGTCCTCGGTGGGTCGATCCTGCACTTCTTTACGGTATTCTTCTATATCATCGGTTGA
- the cbpB gene encoding cyclic-di-AMP-binding protein CbpB, translating into MVSIEETETLRIPLVSEIMIPSEKVAHVQVGNPLEHALLVLVKSGYSAVPVLDPTYKFQGVISKTKILEETLGMERFELHHLSDIKVSEVMDKEVPCLKQDDTMIDALHKLIDFPFVCVTNPEGEFDGIVTRRTILKQFSKHYHETFKHTMNGSNA; encoded by the coding sequence ATGGTAAGTATAGAAGAAACAGAAACATTGAGGATCCCTCTCGTATCAGAGATCATGATCCCATCAGAGAAGGTCGCCCACGTGCAGGTAGGCAATCCTTTGGAGCACGCGCTGCTAGTCCTCGTGAAATCAGGCTATTCTGCAGTTCCTGTACTGGACCCTACGTACAAATTCCAAGGGGTGATCAGTAAGACAAAGATACTGGAGGAAACGTTGGGAATGGAAAGGTTCGAGCTTCATCACTTATCGGATATCAAGGTGTCGGAAGTGATGGATAAAGAGGTACCGTGCCTTAAACAGGACGATACGATGATCGATGCCCTTCATAAACTGATTGATTTTCCTTTTGTCTGCGTCACCAATCCGGAAGGCGAATTTGACGGAATCGTCACCCGCCGCACAATACTAAAACAATTCAGCAAACACTACCACGAAACCTTCAAACACACGATGAACGGATCGAATGCATAA
- a CDS encoding MDR family MFS transporter: MNPLQKNRQRRGLVLASIMLAMFLAAIEATIVSTAMPSIVADLGGFSLYSWVFSAYLLTNASTVLLFGRLSDVYGRKPIFMVGISLFLTGAVISALSPSMEVLIVARLVQGLGAGALMPIATTIVGDIYTKEERAKIQGYLSSVWGISAVTGPVLGGFFVDILSWHYVFWMNIPLGLLALAGILLFFKEEKVKEKRSVDWTGSLLVVVTISTVMIILVEGGTGLEWSSLPIAGLAAAASAGALSFVFHERRIADPMIPVELWKIPSIRYANLTSLTTGMILIGVSSYLPAFVQGVMEQSATVAGFTLTTMSIGWPIASTAAGRLILKIGYRPTAWIGGVSLIIGGAVFTMLTPDKGPWFAACASLFIGIGMGLTSTSFIVSIQNAVPWKQRGIATATNMFMRTIGSAVGAALLGGLLNSRLAGTIKEAGLADSLGVDSANSLLREESRGDLTTEELRVLQDGLTDGLHLVYIGLLVLAIVSFLLILQLPKKED; encoded by the coding sequence ATGAATCCTTTGCAGAAAAACAGACAGAGAAGGGGACTCGTCCTTGCTTCGATTATGCTTGCCATGTTCCTGGCAGCCATCGAAGCGACGATCGTTTCGACGGCTATGCCGAGCATCGTGGCCGACCTTGGTGGGTTCAGCTTGTACAGCTGGGTATTCTCCGCCTACTTATTGACCAATGCCTCTACGGTTCTGCTGTTCGGCAGACTGTCCGATGTTTATGGTCGAAAACCGATTTTCATGGTCGGAATCAGCTTGTTTTTAACGGGAGCGGTCATTAGTGCACTTTCTCCTTCTATGGAAGTATTGATCGTGGCAAGGCTTGTTCAAGGACTCGGAGCGGGTGCTTTGATGCCGATTGCGACGACGATTGTAGGCGATATCTACACGAAAGAGGAGCGGGCGAAGATCCAAGGCTACCTCTCGAGCGTCTGGGGGATTTCTGCTGTTACAGGTCCTGTTCTGGGCGGTTTTTTTGTGGATATACTCAGCTGGCATTACGTATTTTGGATGAATATACCGCTCGGCCTGCTGGCTCTCGCAGGTATCCTGCTTTTCTTTAAGGAGGAAAAGGTCAAAGAAAAGCGTTCGGTCGACTGGACAGGGTCGCTACTGGTGGTCGTTACCATCAGTACTGTCATGATTATCCTTGTAGAAGGAGGTACGGGACTCGAGTGGAGCTCGCTTCCAATTGCCGGACTTGCTGCTGCAGCTTCAGCGGGGGCTTTGAGTTTTGTCTTTCATGAGAGAAGAATAGCAGACCCGATGATTCCGGTCGAGTTATGGAAGATCCCTTCCATCCGCTACGCCAACCTCACTTCTCTCACGACAGGAATGATTCTGATCGGCGTCAGCAGCTACCTGCCTGCATTCGTCCAGGGAGTAATGGAGCAGTCTGCGACCGTTGCGGGCTTCACCTTGACGACTATGTCGATCGGCTGGCCGATTGCTTCGACGGCTGCAGGACGTCTCATCCTGAAAATAGGATATAGACCAACCGCATGGATCGGAGGAGTTTCCCTTATTATCGGGGGAGCGGTCTTTACCATGCTTACACCTGATAAAGGTCCGTGGTTCGCCGCCTGTGCTTCATTGTTCATCGGGATTGGAATGGGTCTGACGTCGACCTCTTTCATTGTGTCCATTCAAAATGCCGTGCCTTGGAAGCAGCGGGGGATCGCGACAGCAACCAATATGTTCATGAGGACGATCGGCAGTGCCGTGGGGGCGGCACTCTTAGGAGGCCTCCTGAACAGCCGGCTTGCAGGTACGATCAAGGAAGCAGGCTTAGCTGATTCGCTCGGAGTCGATTCCGCCAATTCCCTGCTTAGGGAAGAAAGCCGGGGCGATTTAACGACGGAGGAGCTTCGTGTTTTGCAGGACGGACTCACGGACGGCCTGCACCTTGTTTACATCGGTTTATTGGTGCTCGCCATTGTCAGTTTTCTTTTAATTCTGCAACTTCCGAAAAAAGAGGATTGA
- the dapD gene encoding 2,3,4,5-tetrahydropyridine-2,6-dicarboxylate N-acetyltransferase, with protein sequence MKQMDANEIISFISNSKKSTPVKVYVKGSDLESIEFGEEVQDFVSGTSGVLFGEWKVIKSVLDANESKIADYVIENDRRNSAIPLLDMKDINARIEPGAIIRDQVEIGDGAVIMFGAMINIGSVIGEGTMIDMNVVLGGRATVGKNCHIGAGAVLAGVIEPPSAKPVVIEDGVVIGANAVVLEGVTVGEGAVVAAGAIVTEDVPPNTLVAGTPAKVLKEIDDQTKSKTEIKQELRKLDN encoded by the coding sequence ATGAAGCAGATGGACGCTAATGAAATCATTTCATTCATTTCAAATAGCAAGAAATCAACACCGGTCAAAGTTTACGTCAAAGGGAGCGATCTTGAAAGTATCGAATTCGGAGAAGAAGTGCAGGATTTCGTCTCCGGTACTTCCGGCGTCCTTTTCGGAGAGTGGAAAGTCATTAAATCGGTTCTTGATGCAAACGAGTCTAAGATTGCGGATTATGTAATAGAGAATGACCGCCGTAATTCCGCGATTCCGCTGCTGGATATGAAAGATATCAATGCCCGTATCGAGCCTGGTGCTATCATCCGCGACCAAGTAGAGATCGGAGATGGAGCCGTCATCATGTTCGGTGCCATGATCAATATCGGTTCTGTAATCGGGGAAGGTACGATGATCGATATGAACGTGGTTCTTGGAGGACGCGCAACAGTAGGGAAGAACTGCCACATCGGTGCTGGAGCCGTACTTGCAGGTGTTATTGAGCCGCCATCCGCTAAACCGGTTGTTATCGAGGATGGCGTTGTCATCGGTGCGAACGCTGTAGTACTGGAGGGAGTAACCGTCGGTGAAGGTGCTGTTGTTGCTGCCGGAGCGATTGTAACGGAGGATGTTCCGCCGAATACACTTGTTGCCGGTACCCCTGCGAAAGTTCTTAAGGAAATCGATGATCAGACGAAGTCGAAAACCGAGATCAAGCAGGAACTGCGTAAACTGGACAATTAA
- a CDS encoding N-acetyldiaminopimelate deacetylase, with protein MQQEQLTAVRRELHRIPELGFQEFETQRYLLNYIAGLPQEALVVETWRTGIFVRVRGTVGAKTIGYRADMDGLPLTEQTGYDFASEYPGRMHACGHDFHMTIALGALTRLAEKPTEDDVVFLFQPAEEGPGGAEPMMQAEEMKSFRPDVLFGLHIAPELPVGTVSSKPGLLFANTSELFIDFHGLGGHAAFPHLTRDMVVSASTFVTHLQQIVARRVDPLDSAVITIGKVEAGTVQNIVAETARLEGTIRTLSPEAMDRVKKEIEKVATGFEIADDCRIHIDYGSNYHQVFNNDTYVKQFRGIVEQSDYQYKEALMAMTGEDFGYMIKEIPGFMFWLGVESDAGLHHATLKPKETALTVGVDVVEQTIRGL; from the coding sequence ATGCAGCAAGAGCAGTTGACAGCTGTGCGAAGAGAATTACATCGTATTCCGGAGCTCGGCTTTCAGGAATTTGAAACCCAGCGTTATTTATTGAACTATATTGCCGGGCTTCCTCAGGAGGCTTTGGTTGTTGAGACATGGAGGACCGGAATTTTTGTCAGAGTCAGAGGAACTGTAGGAGCGAAGACAATCGGCTACCGGGCCGACATGGACGGATTACCGTTGACGGAGCAGACCGGCTATGACTTTGCCTCGGAATACCCGGGGAGGATGCACGCGTGTGGACACGATTTCCATATGACCATCGCGCTCGGGGCTCTCACCCGTCTGGCGGAAAAGCCGACAGAAGATGATGTCGTGTTTCTTTTCCAACCTGCAGAGGAAGGGCCGGGCGGTGCGGAGCCGATGATGCAGGCGGAGGAAATGAAATCCTTCCGTCCGGACGTCCTGTTCGGGCTTCATATTGCACCGGAACTGCCTGTCGGGACAGTATCTTCCAAACCAGGTCTCCTGTTTGCCAATACAAGTGAGCTGTTTATCGATTTTCACGGACTTGGAGGGCATGCAGCATTTCCGCATCTGACACGGGATATGGTGGTCAGTGCCAGTACATTCGTGACCCACTTGCAGCAGATTGTCGCGAGAAGAGTCGATCCACTGGACAGTGCCGTCATCACGATCGGGAAAGTGGAAGCAGGCACGGTGCAGAACATCGTCGCTGAAACGGCCCGTCTGGAAGGGACGATCCGTACATTATCACCTGAGGCGATGGACCGGGTGAAGAAAGAGATCGAAAAAGTGGCCACAGGATTTGAAATTGCTGATGACTGTCGAATTCACATCGATTACGGATCAAACTACCATCAAGTATTCAATAACGACACATACGTGAAGCAGTTCCGAGGAATTGTAGAACAATCGGATTACCAATACAAAGAAGCTTTGATGGCCATGACAGGAGAAGATTTTGGATATATGATCAAAGAAATTCCTGGTTTTATGTTCTGGCTCGGTGTAGAGTCTGATGCCGGCCTGCATCATGCAACGCTGAAACCTAAAGAGACAGCACTCACCGTCGGTGTGGATGTTGTCGAACAAACGATCCGCGGACTATAG
- a CDS encoding hemolysin family protein has translation MESTIKLIAVALLIALTAFFVASEFAIVKVRRTRLEAKAQEGNKRAEMALKIVRNLNYYLSACQLGITITALGLGWLGEPTLEVLLHPLFGSLSLPAGFTNTLSFAVAFFVITFLHVVLGELAPKTVAIQKAEQLSLRLARPLLLYSKIMYPLIVLLNGSANLLVRLLGFGVVKESEEVHSEEELRHILTKSYQSGEINHSEFTYVDRIFEFDNRMAKEIMVPRTEVVVLDAHQSIASAEREMKQNRFTRYPVVDGDKDNVIGLIHMKELLYEDGSKDINIRPYIRPIMKVFENVPIQEILVKMQKERSHIALLIDEYGGTAGIITIEDIIEEIVGEIRDEFDAAEERNIKRLKNGHFLLEGKTPLQEINDYFDLHLTGQDVDTIAGWVYMKDYEAGQGTVLEAEDYQFRVIGVDRGQIKKVEVIRGYE, from the coding sequence ATGGAATCCACCATAAAATTAATCGCCGTTGCATTATTGATTGCATTGACGGCATTTTTCGTTGCCAGTGAGTTTGCTATCGTTAAGGTAAGAAGGACGCGTTTGGAAGCGAAAGCGCAGGAAGGAAACAAGCGGGCTGAGATGGCGCTGAAGATCGTCCGAAACTTGAACTATTATTTATCTGCCTGCCAGCTGGGCATTACGATTACGGCGCTGGGTCTAGGGTGGCTCGGTGAACCGACACTTGAAGTGCTGCTCCATCCACTTTTCGGTTCCCTTTCGCTGCCGGCAGGCTTTACAAATACGCTTTCCTTCGCTGTCGCTTTCTTTGTCATCACTTTCCTCCATGTTGTTTTAGGAGAGCTGGCACCGAAAACCGTAGCGATACAAAAAGCGGAACAGCTGAGTCTGCGTCTGGCGCGGCCGCTTCTCCTTTATAGTAAAATTATGTACCCTCTGATCGTTCTTTTGAACGGATCAGCTAATCTGCTTGTCCGCCTGCTCGGATTTGGAGTCGTCAAGGAATCGGAAGAGGTACACTCGGAAGAAGAACTCCGCCATATTTTGACGAAAAGTTACCAGAGCGGAGAAATCAACCACTCCGAGTTCACGTATGTAGACAGGATATTTGAATTTGACAATCGAATGGCGAAGGAAATCATGGTGCCGAGGACAGAGGTGGTCGTCCTTGATGCTCACCAATCCATTGCCAGTGCTGAACGAGAAATGAAGCAGAACCGCTTTACCAGGTACCCGGTCGTGGACGGGGATAAAGACAACGTAATTGGTTTAATTCATATGAAGGAACTTTTATATGAAGACGGCTCCAAAGATATAAACATCCGGCCGTATATCCGCCCGATTATGAAGGTGTTCGAGAATGTACCTATTCAGGAAATACTCGTCAAGATGCAGAAAGAGCGGAGCCATATCGCTTTACTGATCGATGAGTACGGAGGTACTGCCGGTATCATCACGATTGAGGATATTATTGAGGAAATCGTCGGAGAAATCCGTGATGAGTTCGATGCTGCGGAGGAGAGAAATATCAAACGCCTGAAGAATGGTCACTTCCTTTTGGAAGGAAAGACGCCGCTTCAGGAAATCAATGACTACTTTGATCTCCACCTGACCGGACAGGATGTCGATACCATAGCAGGATGGGTCTATATGAAAGATTATGAAGCAGGACAAGGGACGGTGCTCGAAGCGGAGGATTATCAGTTCCGCGTGATCGGTGTCGACAGGGGGCAGATCAAAAAGGTGGAAGTGATCCGGGGTTACGAATAA
- a CDS encoding mechanosensitive ion channel family protein, whose amino-acid sequence MNIFEEGFKFNAAELVDSLISVGLEIIVLLIAFAIVKPLGSKAIGAAIDRMGQQRKLSEGRTKTLHRLCVNLFSYVLIAILIMMLLTAVDINIGPLLAGAGILGLAIGFGAQGLVSDIVTGFFLLLERQVEVDDYVTAGGYDGVVEEVGIRTTKIRSFDGTLNFVPNRNISGVANHSRGNMRALVDIGIGYDENIDEAMAVLQKVADDFASDERFKEGPNVLGVQSLGSSDVVIRILGKTENMEQWAVERDMRKAMKEALDAAGIEIPYPHQVNIRKEA is encoded by the coding sequence TTGAACATTTTTGAAGAGGGATTTAAATTTAATGCGGCAGAGCTGGTGGACAGCCTTATTTCTGTCGGCTTGGAAATCATCGTATTATTAATTGCGTTTGCTATCGTCAAACCGCTTGGTTCGAAAGCGATCGGTGCCGCAATCGATCGGATGGGTCAACAGCGGAAATTATCGGAGGGGCGCACAAAAACCCTTCATCGTTTGTGTGTCAATTTATTTTCTTATGTATTGATCGCCATTCTGATCATGATGTTGCTCACTGCTGTCGACATCAATATCGGACCGCTTCTTGCCGGTGCCGGTATCCTTGGACTTGCGATCGGTTTCGGTGCGCAGGGACTTGTGTCCGATATCGTGACCGGTTTCTTCTTATTATTGGAGCGTCAGGTCGAAGTCGATGATTACGTAACTGCCGGCGGGTACGACGGAGTCGTGGAAGAGGTAGGTATCCGCACGACGAAGATCCGCAGCTTTGACGGTACGCTCAATTTCGTACCGAACCGCAACATTTCAGGCGTGGCGAACCACTCCCGCGGAAATATGCGCGCCCTTGTTGATATTGGCATCGGCTATGACGAGAATATTGACGAAGCTATGGCGGTACTTCAGAAGGTGGCTGATGACTTTGCATCCGATGAGCGTTTCAAAGAAGGTCCGAACGTCCTTGGTGTCCAAAGCCTTGGTTCTTCCGATGTCGTTATCCGTATCCTCGGAAAGACAGAGAACATGGAACAATGGGCAGTGGAACGCGATATGAGAAAAGCGATGAAGGAAGCCCTGGACGCTGCCGGCATCGAAATCCCCTACCCACATCAAGTTAACATACGCAAAGAAGCATAA